The DNA window TGAGCACACGCCCGCTTTCGCGCAGGCGTGCGCGCACGGCCTCGCGCCGCCGTGGGTCGGCAATCAGGCCAAAGCCCCCGAGCGCAAAGTCGGTGCCCACGCAAAGCATCACGTTGGTGTGGTAGCAGGGCTGGCCTTGCGCGTCTGCGGTGGCGAAGACCATGGGTTCAAAGTTGAAATGCGTGCAAAAGCGTTCCAGCGCGACCGGGTTGGCGCGGTTCGACTGCGCCGTGTAGGCGATGCGGGCTATGTGGTCCAGCACCATGGCGCCCGTGCCTTCGAGAAACATGTCGTCGTGTTCCAAACCCGAATAGTCGATGACGTCCTGCACGCGGTACTCGCGTTTGAGCATCTCGATGATGTCGCTGCGCCGCTCGCGCCGACGGTTGGGTGCAAACATGGGGTAGAGCGCCACATGGCCCCCGGCGTGGGTGGAGAACCAGTTGTTCGGAAAAACGCTGTCGGGCGTGTCCTGCGCGCCATCGTCGTCGAACAGGTGCACGTGCACCCCGGCGGCCTCCAGCCGGGCGGCGGCTGCGCAGACCTCGGCGTGGGCGCTGCGGGCCGTTGCGTCGGGCGGCTGACCGCTGGTGCGCGCCTGGAAGGCGTTGTCGGCGGCAGTTTCGGGGTTGGGATGGAAGCGCTGCGGGCGCACCATCACCACGGCGGCGGGGGACTGGAGGGATATGGAGGGCATTTTTGCGGGCGGGGGTGAAGTGGAGTGCAGAAGGGCGGTGCAAACTGATTTTGCGCAAGGCCATTGCTAACAAAAAGCCCCCAAACTGACCAAAATGCGCTGAAAATTAGCGCATTGTCAGCCATGAAAAACACTATGACCAAACTGGACGACACCGATCGCGAAATCCTCAGCATTCTGCGTGCCGATGCCCGTACGCCTGTGGCCACGTTGGCGCAAAAACTGCGCGTCTCGCGTGGCACGGTGCAAAACCGCCTGCGCAAGATGGAGGAAGGCGGGGTGATCGTGGGCTACACCGTGCGCCTGCGGCCCGACTCGGAGCCGCACCGCATTCGCGCCTGGATGAGCATCGCCGTGGAAGGCAATGCCGCACCCGAGGTGATTCGTGCGCTGCGCGGCGAGCCCATGGTGGGCACGCTGCACACCACCAACGGCCGATGGGACATCGTGGCCGAGGTGCGCGCCCAGAGCCTGGAGGCGTTCGACAGCGCCCTGGGCCGCATCCGTCTCACGCCAGGTATCGCCAACACGGAGACCAGCATCCTGCTCTCCACCTACAAGGCTTGATGTTGGCAGTACGGCGCCTGTCGTTCATCTAGGATAGAGCCACCATGCCGACCACGCCCCCGTCGCCCGCAATGCCTCCTGACCGTATCTGGCCGCTACGGGGTGAGTTTGTTGACGCCGCGCTAGAGCAATCCTTTCGCGAGAGCACGTTGCAGCAGGTGGTGTCGCAACAGCGCACCAGCCTGTTGGTCTGGGCGATCCTGCTTTTGCTGTTTGCCGTGCCCGACTATCTCGCGATGGGTCCCGTGCCGTGGTTCTGGGTTCTGATGGGCTATCGAGCGGGTATGGCTGTGCTGCTGCTGGGATATATGCACGCGCTGGGGCGTGTGCCGACACTGGCTCTTCACAACCATATCCTGATGTGGCTGGGCCTGCTGGCCTATCCCTTCTTTTTTCTGTTTTACGCCGTGCGGCCGGACGTGCGTGCGATCAATACCGGCGTCATCATGGTGGTGCAGCTCACCATGTTTCTTTTCATCCCTTCACGGGTGAAGCTGACCATACCCGTCGCGTTGTTTGGGGCTGTCGGGACCACCGTGAGTTACTGGTGGACCAGCCCGGCAGATGCAGCCACCAAGGCGGCCACCGTTTTGCTGGTCACGATGCCTGCGGTCATGGGCTATGTGGCTGCGCTGCGCCAGCAAAAAACCGAAAGACAGGAGTTCTGGCTGCGCCAGCAACTGCAGGATGCCAACCGCGAACTGCAGGGCGAAGTAGCGCGCCGTGTGGCCCTGCAGGTCGAACTCGAACGCCAGGCCGCCACCGACTTGCTGACCGGGCTGCCCAATCGGCGCGCCTTGGCGGAGCGCTTTCCGATCGAGGCGGCACGTGCGCAGCGCACCGGTGAAGCGCTTTCGCTGGTCATGTTTGACCTGGACCATTTCAAGCAGGTGAACGACCGTTACGGCCACGCCGCTGGGGACGCCGTGCTGCGCGGTGTGGGCCAACTGTGCACCCGCAGTTTTCGCGGCGTGGACATGGTGGCGCGGGTGGGGGGCGAGGAGTTCGCGGTGCTGTTGCCCGGCGCTTCTGTGCAGCAGGCGGGCGTTGTCATGGAGCGTTTTATCAACACCCTGGCCGGTATGGATATTGAAATCGGTACCCAGAGCCTGCGCATTAGCGCCACGGCGGGTGTGGCGCAGCTGCAGGACAGTGAGTCGCTGGATGCGCTCATGGCCCGGGCCGATGTCGCCCTGTATGCCGGCAAACAGGCGGGGCGCAACCGCGTGGTGCTGGCGCCCGCGCCGGGTTGAAGCGGTGCAATCGTTTCGGGTCAGCCTGCGCGTGCGGCGAGCAGGTGGCGCGCCAGCTCGGCAAACCCGGCGCCGCGTTCGCCCGCTGTCACATGGCGCGGCAGATGAACAAGCTGGGGTACAAAGCGTGCAATGTTCGCTACGCCTACGCTGTGCGTAAAGTGCTGGAACATGATCTGGTCGTTGGTCGAGTCGCCCACATAGACCCAACGGTCGATTTCACTCTCCAGCGTGCGCCCGAAGAGTTGCTGCACGATCCAGCGCGCACCTTCCCACTTGTTGTGCGCGCCAAACCAACCGTTGATGTGGATGCTGCTGACCGTGGCCGTCATGCCTGCCGCACGCATGATGCGCACCGCATGGTCGATGGCCTCTTGCGGCAGGTGGCTGAACTCGCTGTGGTCGATGGCGATGTCGGTCTCGCGCCCCGGGGAATCGGTGGCCTGGCGTGCACCCGGCACCTCGGCCTCGATCTGCGCCAGCACCTGCTGCATGGCGCGGAAGTTGGCGGCGCGGGTGGCGGCATCCTGTTGGTATATTTTTGATAGCTGTTCGCGCTTGTCAGATAAGCGCTGCAAGCCATTTTGATGTAAATTTTCTGTCGTATTCAGCAGGGCCGCCGCACCGTTTTCCGCCACGATGGCATCGACCGGCCAGGTGGCGGCAAAGGGCGCACTCCAGCCGACCGGGCGCCCGGTGATGGGGACGACATGCAGGCCCGCCGCCTTCAGCGCACCCAGGGCTTGCAGTGCATCGGGTGTGATGGCGCCTTCGGTGGTGAGGGTGTCATCGATGTCGGTCAACACGCCCACCAGGCCCGCGCCGCGGGGCGCGGACCAGGTTGCCAAAGGCGCCATGTCAGCTGGCATGGCCCAGGGCCAGGCCCGCATGCTCGCGCAGCGGGTGAAAGTGGATCTTGGGGAAGCGCTCTTGCGCCAGCCGCACGTCGTAGGGCGATGTGCACAAATACGCCAGCGTCTCGGCCGCGTCGTGCGCCATGCGCAGCGGGTAGGCGTTTTCAAACTCGCGCAACTCGGCGGGGGTGTCGGCGGTGATCCAGCGCGCGCCCGTGTACTGGCAGCCTTCCAGGCGGATATCAGCGTCGTATTCGGCTTTCAGACGGTGCTGCACCACCTCGAACTGCAACTGGCCCACGGCGCCCAGCAGCATGTTGCCCCCGGTGTCGGGTTTGAAGACCTGGATCGCACCTTCTTCGCCCAGCTGGGCCAGGCCTTGCTGCAGCTGCTTGGTGCGCAGCGGGTTCTTGAGCACCACGGTCATGAACAGTTCGGGCGCGAAGAAGGGCAGGCCGGTAAATTGCAGGTTGGCACCGTCGGTGATGGTGTCGCCCAGCTGCACGCCGCCGTGCGTGGTAAAGCCAATGATGTCGCCGGCGTAGGCCTCCTCGACCGCCTCGCGCCGCTGGCTCATGAAGGTGACCACGCTGGTGGGCCGCAGCTCTTTGCCGGTGCGCTGCACCTTGAGCTTCATGCCCGGCGTGTATTTGCCCGAGGCCACGCGCACGAAGGCGATGCGGTCGCGGTGGTTGGCATCCATGTTGGCCTGCACCTTGAACACCACGCCGGAAAAGCCCTCGTCCTCGGGCTGGATGGTTTTGACCACCGGCTGCTTGTTGACCTGCAGCGTGCTGATGCGCGGACCGGGCGGGGGCGACATGTCGACCACGGCGTCGAGCACCTCCATCACACCGAAGTTGTTCACACCGGAGCCGAAAAACACGGGCGTGAGCTTGCCGGCCAGGAAATCTGCATGGTTCCAGGCGGCCGAGGCGCCCACGGCCAGTTCCATGCTCTCCAGTGCGTCGTCAAACGATTTGCCAAAGCGTTTGCGCAGCCGCTCGGCCTCGGCCAGCGGCACCACTTCAAAGTCTTTCGGCCCGCGGTCGCTGCCGGGAGTGAACACGGTCATGGTCTGCGTGCGCAGGTTGATGATGCCGCCAAAGCTTTTGCCCTGGCCCACCGGCCAGGTGATGGGGCAGCAGGGCATGCCCAGCTCGCGCTCCACCTCGTCGAGGATGTCCAGCGGGTCGCGCACTTCGCGGTCCATCTTGTTGACGAAGGTGATGATGGGCGTGTCGCGCTGGCGGCAGACCTCGATCAGGCGGCGGGTTTGCGCTTCCACGCCGTTGGCCGCGTCGATCACCATCAGCGCCGAGTCGACGGCAGTGAGCACGCGGTAGGTGTCTTCCGAGAAGTCCTTGTGGCCGGGGGTGTCGAGCAGGTTGACCACGTGGTCGCGGTAGGCCATCTGCATCACGCTGGACGCGACCGAAATGCCGCGCTGCTTCTCGATCTCCATCCAGTCGGACGTGGCGTGGCGGCTGGCCTTGCGGCCCTTGACGGCGCCAGCAATTTGAATGGCGCCCGAGAACAGCAGCAGCTTTTCCGTCAGCGTGGTTTTACCAGCGTCGGGGTGGGAAATGATGGCAAAGGTGCGGCGGCGCCGGGTCTCAGAGGCGTAGGACAAGGGGTAATCCAGCAACAGGGGAAAGCGTTGGCACCCCCGCGCCCTGTGGGGGCGGTGGGGTGGTGAAAGGCGGGATTTTACGGGTGGGGCCGGAAAGGGGGACCATCGGGCCTTCCGCCGCCGCAGGCCAGGCAGGCCTTTGCTGTGTTTGTGCCCCAAACATGTCACAGTGGCGGTTATGCATTCCGACTCTGTTGCCTCTCCTGCATCGACCTGGGTGCAGGCGGGCACGCCGGCTTACCGGCGCATCAGCCTGGCGCTTTTTCTGGCAGGTTTTGCCACTTTCTCACTGCTGTACTGCGTGCAGCCGGTGTTGCCAGAGCTGGCCGCGCATTTCGGCCTGGGCGCGGCGAGCAGTTCGCTGGCGCTTTCGGTGGCCACGGGCTGCCTGGCGGTGGCGATCTTTGCCGCGGGGGCGCTGTCCGAGGGGCGCGACCAGCGCCGCCTGATGTTCGTATCGATGGCGTTGGCGGCCCTGTTCAACATTCTGGCCGCCTTGGCGCCCTCCTGGGGCGCGCTGCTGGCGGCGCGGGCGCTGGAAGGTCTGTTGCTGGGCGGCGTGCCTGCCGTCGCGATGGCGTACCTGTCAAACCACATCCACCCGCGCGGGCTGGGGTTTTCCATGGGCTTGTATATCGGTGGCACGGCCTTTGGCGGCATGGCGGGGCGCATTGGCATGAGCGCGCTGGCAGACCACTTTGGTTGGCGCGTGGCCCTGGCCACCATGGGGGTGCTGGGCCTGGTGGCTGCGGTCGGTTTTGTGCTGCTGCTGCCGCGCGCCGACAGGCCGGGCGCCCCGGCGGTGCGCAGGGCCCTGGGTTTGCGGTACCACCTGGGCGCCTGGCGCGCCCATCTGCAAACGCCGGGCCTGCCGCTGCTGTTTGCCTCGGGCTTTGCGCTGATGGGGGTGTTTGTCTCGCTGTTCAACTACGCCGGTTTCCGGCTTGCCCTGCCGCCCTATGGCCTGAGCCAGACGCAGATCGGGCTGATCTTCAGTGTCTACCTGTTCGGCATGGTGGCCTCGCCCACCGCGGGCGCGCTGGCAGACCGTCTGGGCCGTGCGCCGGTGCTTGTCGGCGGTGTGGTGCTGATGTCGGCGGGCGTGTTGCTGACCCTGGTGGCGCCCCTGGCGGGGGTGATCGCGGGCATTGCGGTGCTGACTTTCGGGTTCTTTGTGGCGCACGCCGTGGCCAGCGGTTGGGTAGGGCGGCTGGCGCTGCAGTCCAAGGGGCATGCCTCGTCGCTGTACCTGCTGGCGTACTACCTGGGGTCGAGCCTGCTGGGGTCGGCCGGGGGCTGGTTCTGGGAGCATGGCCAGTGGCCGGCGCTGGTGGTCTTTTCGCTGGTCTTGCTGGCGGGCGCGCTGTGGCTCGCGCTGCGCCTGCGCAGCAGGGCCGATGCCGCCAAGGGGTGAGGCAGCGCGCCGCCTGCGGTGCCGATATAATCGCCCCTTCCTCCGAGGAGCGTTGCAGCGGCCCCATTGTGTATGCGGGACGTGAGGCTCGGAGTCATCCCGCAACGACGCTCATCCACTTTCCGTGTGGTGAGCCTGTACCTTCCCCCGGCGAGTGGTTTTTCAAACATGCTTTGGAGCAAACCATGAACGCACGCGTCAACGCCCCCGTCCTCACCGACTGCGCCATTACCGACATTGGCCTGGCCGCCTGGGGCCGTAAAGAAATCCGCATCGCCGAAACCGAGATGCCCGGCCTGATGGCCATCCGCGAAGAATTCGCTGCCAAGCAGTCGCTCAAGGGCGCGCGCATCACCGGCAGCCTGCACATGACCATCCAGACCGCCGTGCTCATCGAGACGCTGCAGGCGCTGGGCGCGCAGGTGCGCTGGGCTTCGTGCAACATTTTCTCGACGCAAGACCATGCCGCCGCCGCCATTGCTGCGGGCGGCACACCGGTGTTCGCCATCAAAGGCGAGTCGCTGGCCGACTACTGGGACTACACGCACCGTATTTTTGACTTCGGCGTTGCAGGCACGCCCGGCGAAGGCCCGAACCTGATTCTGGACGACGGCGGCGACGCCACGCTGCTCATGCACCTGGGCAAGCGTGCTGAAAAAGACGCATCCCTTATTGCCAACCCTACCAGCGAAGAAGAAACCTGCCTGTTTGCCTCCATCAAGGCCAAGCTGGCCGTGGACCCCACCTGGTACAGCCGCAAGAGTGCGGAGATCATCGGCGTCACCGAAGAAACCACCACCGGCGTGCACCGCCTCAAGGAAATGTCCGCCAAGGGCAGCCTGATGTTCCGCGCCATCAACGTGAACGATTCGGTCACCAAGAGCAAGTTCGACAACCTGTACGGCTGCCGCGAGTCGCTGGTGGACGGCATCAAGCGCGCCACCGATGTGATGATTGCGGGTAAAGTGGCCTGCGTTGCGGGCTACGGCGACGTGGGCAAGGGCAGCGCCCAGGCGCTGCGTGCGCTGTCGGCCCAGGTCTGGGTGACCGAGATTGACCCCATCAACGCGCTGCAGGCCGCGATGGAAGGTTACAAGGTCGTGACCATGGAATACGCGGCCGACAAGGCCGACATTTTTGTGACCACTACCGGCAACCGTGACGTGATCACCTTCGAGCACATGACCGCCATGAAGGACCAGGCCATCGTCTGCAACATTGGCCACTTCGACAACGAAATCCAGGTTGCAAAGCTCGAAGAAAAATGCGAATGGGAAGAGGTCAAGCCCCAGGTCGATCACGTCATCTTCCCCGATGGCAAACGCATCATCCTGCTGGCCAAGGGCCGTCTGGTGAACCTGGGCTGCGGCACGGGCCACCCGAGTTTCGTGATGTCGTCGAGCTTTGCCAACCAGACCATCGCGCAGATCGAGCTGTTCACGCACAGCGATTTCTACGAAAGCGGCAAGGTCTACGTGTTGCCCAAGCATCTGGATGAAAAGGTGGCACGCCTGCACCTCAAGAAGGTGGGTGCCATGCTGAGCGAGTTGAGCGACGAGCAGGCTGCTTATATCGGCGTGCCCAAGCAAGGCCCCTACAAGCCCGATACTTACCGCTATTGATTTGCTATTGATGTAATAGCTGCAACCGCTTGCTGCGCAAGCGGTTGAGTCGAATTTTTCTTAAAATATTATGCGTGCTGATGTCTTTTTGGTGGAGAGCGGGCTGGCCAGTACCCGCTCGCAGGCCCAGCGCCTGATCGCCAGCGGGGTGCAGTGGCGCCTGGCTGCGTCCGCACCCTGGAACCGCGTGGTCAAAAATGGCGACGAGATTCCGGCCGGAGCCGAGGTGTGCCTGCTGCAGGAGGCCGAGGCCGAGGCGCGGTTTGTCTCGCGTGGCGGGCTCAAGCTCGAAGCCGCACTGCGGCACGTCGGGCTGGCGGTGCAGGATTTTCAGTGCCTGGATGTGGGCCAGTCCACCGGGGGGTTTACGCATTGCCTGCTGGAGCGCGGTGCACACCGGGTGGTGGGCGTCGATGTGGGCCATGGCCAGTTGCATGCGCAACTGCGCCAGGACCCGCGCGTGGTGTGCCTCGAAGGGCTTAATGCGCGGGCGCTGACACCGGCCTCACTGCAAGAGGCATGGGAGGCCGAATGGTCCGATACGGTGGCGCCAGCGGAAAAAGAAGACGACACACCGCCCGATAACCCCTATCGCTGGATGTCGGGCGATGGCGAGGTGTCGGACTACGACGACAGCGATGATGTGCGTGACGAAGAAGTCGAGCTCGCGCTGGCCCGTGGCCAAGCCCCGCAGGAAAGCCCTGTGGCGGCAGAGGCTTCCCGCCGCCAAGCTGCCTTGGCAGGCCACGGCATTACGCCGTTGTTTGAACTGATTACGGGTGACCTGTCCTTTATCTCGCTCACGCTGGTACTGCCTGCGCTGGTGCCGCTGCTGGCCCCGGGCGGCCATGTGCTGATGCTGGTCAAACCACAGTTTGAACTGCAGCCGGGCCAAGTGGGCAAGGGGGGGATCGTGCGGGATGCCGCGCTGTATACGGTGGTGGAGCAGCGCCTGCGCGCCTGCTGTGCCGATGTGGGTCTTGCCGTACAGGACTGGTTCGACAGCCCGATTGCGGGCGGCGATGGTAACCGCGAATTTTTTGTTTTTGCAAGGAAGGCCGCATGACCGCCACCAATGCAGCACGCCCCGGCCTGCCGGTGAGCGTGGAGTTTTTCCCCCCCAAGACACCCGAAGGCGCCGACAAGCTGCGCACCGTGCGCCAGCAGCTTTATGCGCTGCAGCCCCAGTTCTGCTCCGTCACCTACGGCGCGGGTGGCTCCACCCAGCAGGGCACTTTTGACACGGTGCAGGCCATTTTGCAGGAGGGCGTCGACGCAGCTTCGCATTTCTCTTGCATTGGTGCCACGCGCGCCTCGGTGCGGGAACAGCTGGCAACACTCAAAGCCATGGGTGTGCGGCGCCTGGTGGCGCTGCGCGGTGATTTGCCCAGCGGCTATGGCATGGGTGGAGAGTTTCACTACGCCAGCGACCTGGTGGCCTTCATCCGGGCTGAAACGGGGCGCGACTTCCACATCGAAGTGGCCGCCTACCCCGAGATACATCCGCAGGCCCGCTCGCCCGAGGCCGACCTCAAGGCCTATGCCGCCAAGGTGCAGGCGGGTGCCGATGCCGCCATTACCCAGTATTTTTACAGCGGCGATGCCTACCTGCGCTTTGTGGACGAGGCGCGGCGCCTGGGCGCCGATGTGCCCGTGGTGCCCGGCATCATGCCGATCACCAGCTCCACGCAACTCATGCGGTTTTCGGATGCCTGCGGTGCCGAGATCCCCCGTTGGGTGCGTCTGCGTCTGCAGGGTTTTGGCGACGATGTGGCCTCGATCCGTGCGTTCGGGCTGGACGTGGTCACGGCCCTGTGTGAGCGCCTGCGCGCTGAAGGCGCACCGGCGCTGCATTTTTACACCATGAACCAGAGCGCGGCCACCCTGGAAATCAGCCGCCGCCTTGGTCTGCTCCGGTAACATGCCGGTTTTGATTTTTGCCGTGCTCCGATGAGATCTGTAATTGCTTTGCTGCTGGCCGCTGGTGGTGGCCTGGCAGCGTCTGATGTCACCGCTCAAACGCGCTACCACTGCCGGGATGACAGCGGAAATACTTTCGTTCTGTCCCGCCCCTGTCCGCCGAACGCACGCACGACGGCTGCGGTGTCCGGGTCGGCGCCGTCGTCCTATGGTCGCAGCAGCAATAGCTACTCCACCGCGGTGCGGGTGCCCACCGAAGAGCCGGAACACTACCAGTACATGAGTGCGCGCTGCCGTTCGCTGGACAGCGGCATCCGTTCCGCTTATTCGCGTGGCATCAAACCTGATGTGGTGGAAGGCATGCGGCGCGAATACAAGCGCGACTGCCGTGAGCAGGAGCAGGAGGCTTATTCACAGCTGTCGGATGAACGGCGAGAGGTGAAAAAGCAGCGCCGCGAGGAAGAAAAATCGGCCCAATTGGTCGGCCAGAGCCAGCGTGAGCAGGAGCAGCGTTTCGCGGAACAGTGTGCCGAATCGCGTCGCATCATTGCGACCAAACGCGCGCGCACGGACCTCTCTGCGGGGGAGCGCAATGAGCTCAGCCGTTTCGAGGACGCCTTCCTCGCTCGTTGCAAGCGCTGATCGACAGGCCCGCCCTGGCCTGTGGGGCGGATCAGCTGCCTGATTCGAGCGTGTGGGTCGCGTTGCGATCCTGCCCCAGCCGTTCCACCAACTGCGGTAGCGCCTGTTGCAGGCCCGCTTTCAGGGTGTGGGGCGGGTTGATGAGGAACATGCCGCTGGCGGGTAAGCCCGGGCGCTGCGTTTCGCCCTGAGCGTTCTCGGTGATTTTGCTGGATTTCACCGTGAGCGTGGCGTGCAGCCAGCTCTTGCCTGCCTTCTGCGCCATGGTCTTGAGTCTGCGGGGCAGGTCGTGGGCTTCGGGGCGCGGAATGATGGGGTACCAGACCGCATAGGTGCCTGTGGCAAAGCGCTTGAGTCCGTCTTGCACCATGTCCAGCACCTTGCTGTAGTCGCTCTTTATTTCATAGCTGGGATCGCACAACAGCAAAGCGCGGCGGGCCGGTGGAGGTAAAAATTTCTTGACCCCCTCGAAACCATCCTCGTGCAGCACGGCCACCTGGCGCCCCGCGTCAAGCTGGGCCACATTGCCTGCCAGAGCACGCAAGTCGGTGGGATGCAGTTCAAACAGCTTGAGCTTGTCGTGCGCGCGCAGCAGGCGCTGGATGATGAAGGGTGAGCCCGGATAGACTTTGGTGCTGCTGCCCTGGTTGAATGCGCGCACCAGGTCCACATAGTTTTGCAGCATCGGCGCCAAGGCTTCGCCCGGAGTGTCGGCGGCGGTGAGGCGCAGGATGCCCTCTCTGGCCTCGCCACTGGTGCGTGCGTAGTCACCGTCCAGTCGGTACAGGCCTGCGCCGGCATGGGTGTCCAGCACGGTCAAGGCGGCATCCTTCTCGGTCAGGTATTGCAGGGCGGCAATCAGCACTGTGTGCTTGAGCACATCGGCGTGGTTGCCTGCATGGAAGGCGTGGCGGTAACTGAACATGCTCCAATGGTAACCATGCGGCTGGTGTTTGCTGTTTGCTCCGAATCTTGAGGGTGGGATGACCCTGTGTGTGTGAGGCTCAAGGGTGGGCACAATCGGCACTATTTCGCTGTCACTGACGTTTTTTTGCAGCCAAGATGCGTTTTGTTGCGTCGGGCGGGTTTCTGTGAGGCGATGATTGCGCCTTAATCATCTTCTGGGTTGCCCATCCATCCCTTGTCCTTCTGCCATGAATGTTCGCTCCACTTCTGCGCCCGCTCCAGGGGCGCTCCATGTTGATGCACTGCCGGTGGGCACGCGCCTTGGCGAGTTCGAGATCCTCGCGCTGCTGGGCGTGGGAGGATTCGGCATGGTGTACCGGGCGTTCGACCACTCTCTGCACCGGGCCGTGGCTATCAAGGAGTTCATGCCTGCGGCGCTGGTCGCTCGTACGGACGATGGCTCACTGCTCGCGCGCTCGCCCGCCGACCAGTCGGCATTTATGGCCGGCTTGAAGTCTTTTGTGGGCGAGGCGCGCCTGCTGGCACAGTTCGATCATCCATCGCTGGTCAAGGTGTTCCGCTTCTGGGAAGCCAACAACACCGCTTACATGGTCATGCCTTTGTACACCGGCATGACCTTCAAGCAGGCGCGCGCGCAAATGCGCACCCCGCCGCCCGAGGCCTGGCTGCGCAAGGTGCTGTGGTGCGTGCTGGGGGCGCTGCGTGAACTGCATGATGGGCAAACTTTGCACCGCGATGTGTCGCCTGACAACCTTTTTCTGCAGGATATCGGGCCCCCGGTGCTGCTTGATCTGGGGGCTGCGCGCCATGCGATCAATGACCGGGACCACAAACACACCGCCGTTCTGAAGGTGAACTACGCGCCCATCGAGCAATACGCTGATGGCGATGCCGATCTGGCCCAGGGGCCCTGGAGTGATCTGTACTCACTGGCCGCCGTAGTGCACGGTTGCCTGTGCAACGATACGCCACTGCCTTCCACCCTGCGTTCGATCCGGGACCGTATGGTGCCGTTCTCCCGTGTAGCCAAAACAGT is part of the Simplicispira sp. 125 genome and encodes:
- the rlmJ gene encoding 23S rRNA (adenine(2030)-N(6))-methyltransferase RlmJ, translated to MFSYRHAFHAGNHADVLKHTVLIAALQYLTEKDAALTVLDTHAGAGLYRLDGDYARTSGEAREGILRLTAADTPGEALAPMLQNYVDLVRAFNQGSSTKVYPGSPFIIQRLLRAHDKLKLFELHPTDLRALAGNVAQLDAGRQVAVLHEDGFEGVKKFLPPPARRALLLCDPSYEIKSDYSKVLDMVQDGLKRFATGTYAVWYPIIPRPEAHDLPRRLKTMAQKAGKSWLHATLTVKSSKITENAQGETQRPGLPASGMFLINPPHTLKAGLQQALPQLVERLGQDRNATHTLESGS
- the metF gene encoding methylenetetrahydrofolate reductase [NAD(P)H], giving the protein MTATNAARPGLPVSVEFFPPKTPEGADKLRTVRQQLYALQPQFCSVTYGAGGSTQQGTFDTVQAILQEGVDAASHFSCIGATRASVREQLATLKAMGVRRLVALRGDLPSGYGMGGEFHYASDLVAFIRAETGRDFHIEVAAYPEIHPQARSPEADLKAYAAKVQAGADAAITQYFYSGDAYLRFVDEARRLGADVPVVPGIMPITSSTQLMRFSDACGAEIPRWVRLRLQGFGDDVASIRAFGLDVVTALCERLRAEGAPALHFYTMNQSAATLEISRRLGLLR